One region of Cuculus canorus isolate bCucCan1 chromosome 6, bCucCan1.pri, whole genome shotgun sequence genomic DNA includes:
- the ERMN gene encoding ermin isoform X2 yields the protein MTEEAPVASTMPECNGSVPTEKGSLQVIAVMDEIAKSVGTVPYTNAEMSPDAPLAVESQEENRNSWAENVVRGDLDGVKQCEEKPEERDGMLRQGSADTQDVGTEGRESEEGSGSEERELGTTGSPGEEAAATLAASADGRGDTAEEEDLEEEEDDTEEDEVQVIDMKKENSEASCLKQQDSGKEASSPTSPGCNSSAEKPGEQPSLGKKNDISRHSYSRYNTISYRRIRKGNTKQRIDEFESMMHL from the exons ATGACAGAAGAAGCTCCAGTGGCATCCACCATGCCTGAGTGCAACGGGAGCGTTCCCACAGAGAAAGGCTCTCTCCAGGTCATCGCTGTCATGGACGAAATAGCAAAATCTGTTGGGACGGTTCCATACACGAATGCAGAAATGAGCCCTGATGCTCCACTCGCAGTAGAAAGTCAGGAGGAAAATAGAAATTCATGGGCAGAGAACGTAGTACGTGGGGATCTTGATGGAGTGAAGCAATGTGAAG aaaagccAGAGGAGAGAGATGGGATGCTACGGCAGGGATCCGCCGATACTCAAGACGTGGGGACCGAGGGCCGGGAATCGGAAGAAG GGTCAGGCAGCGAGGAGCGAGAGCTGGGGACCACAGGCAGCCCCGGTGAGGAGGCGGCAGCGACACTTGCAGCCAGCGCCGACgggagaggggacacagctgaggaggaggacctggaggaggaggaggatgacaCCGAAGAGGATGAAGTTCAGGTGATTGACATGAAGAAGGAGAACAGTGAGGCATCCTGTCTAAAGCAGCAAGACAGCGGCAAGGAGGCGTCTTCCCCAACCAGCCCTGGCTGCAACTCCTCAGCGGAGAAACCAGGGGAGCAGCCcagcctggggaagaaaaatgatatCTCCAGACACAGCTATTCCAGATACAACACAATCTCCTACCGGAGGATTAGAAAAGGAAACACCAAACAACGGATCGATGAATTTGAATCCATGATGCACTTATAA
- the ERMN gene encoding ermin isoform X1, with translation MAGQPGRRDGSHPGCAGLTVQLSAACGTAPRLALPRHPPPSQGLVGPGTSGEFDTLSAAPAQGNNRRALEKLCGMTPQQGPAAGLLRALDLREREQIWCSQGGTAPPPWGAGGMLCCSLLLGTISICIASASKGGSGSEERELGTTGSPGEEAAATLAASADGRGDTAEEEDLEEEEDDTEEDEVQVIDMKKENSEASCLKQQDSGKEASSPTSPGCNSSAEKPGEQPSLGKKNDISRHSYSRYNTISYRRIRKGNTKQRIDEFESMMHL, from the exons ATGGCCGGCCAGcctgggaggagggatggatCCCATCCGGGCTGTGCTGGGCTCACTGTGCAGCTGAGTGCTGCCTGCGGAACAGCCCCGCGCCTTGCCCTCCCACGGCACCCGCCACCAAGCCAGGGGCTGGTGGGACCCGGCACCTCCGGGGAGTTTGACACATTGAGTGCAGCGCCTGCCCAAGGTAATAACCGAAGAGCTTTGGAAAAGCTGTGTGGAATGACGCCCCAGCAAGGCCCTGCAGCAGGGCTTTTGCGAGCCCTGGACCTAAGGGAGCGGGAGCAGATCTGGTGCTCGCAGGGAGGCACAGCGCCTCCaccctggggtgcaggggggatgCTGTGCTGCTCGCTCCTCCTGGGGACCATCAGCATCTGCATCGCCTCTGCTTCTAAAGGAG GGTCAGGCAGCGAGGAGCGAGAGCTGGGGACCACAGGCAGCCCCGGTGAGGAGGCGGCAGCGACACTTGCAGCCAGCGCCGACgggagaggggacacagctgaggaggaggacctggaggaggaggaggatgacaCCGAAGAGGATGAAGTTCAGGTGATTGACATGAAGAAGGAGAACAGTGAGGCATCCTGTCTAAAGCAGCAAGACAGCGGCAAGGAGGCGTCTTCCCCAACCAGCCCTGGCTGCAACTCCTCAGCGGAGAAACCAGGGGAGCAGCCcagcctggggaagaaaaatgatatCTCCAGACACAGCTATTCCAGATACAACACAATCTCCTACCGGAGGATTAGAAAAGGAAACACCAAACAACGGATCGATGAATTTGAATCCATGATGCACTTATAA
- the GALNT5 gene encoding polypeptide N-acetylgalactosaminyltransferase 5, with protein sequence MVAPRRLLRGSGRVLAAVFAASVLWLLLDMAALRLSLGEAPARHRRGPGAAAMGGSDRPLRAASAPGPPGGWGQRTGGAPGPPEGWGQRTGGAPGPPEGWGQRTGGAPGAAGRGGQRVGEEPEPRTGPEQRVGAAPGAVTGRGYRAGTAPAAAEDREPRARGAPGAAGEQGQRLEGAPGVPEERGHPAGTAPGAPERWGLRFGEAPGAPEDQRHRAGAAPGAAARLGQRFGTKTESRTEQGQFEGAPGAAEDREHRAGGAPGPPKAWGQRVRGAPGAAGDSGRQGHRAGTAPGAAERWGQRLGGDPGGAGDREHRDTTAPGGAGDVGQRFGEERERRAGIAPGDPEGWGQRFVGTPGGAGERGHWDGIAPGPPENQEHQAGGAPGANEGWEQRLGTKTESRTDQGQLGGAPGAAEDRGHRAGAAPGVGAGREAAPAAPRGAEPAGNAAGMREASPSRSGAPAPSVPGAAAPGPGNGPSRGARLGARERNGTRGQAPSKDDFVLISKERGEPARAAVPHPGSRSESREPPLGEGARNAHSIAGAAAQGSRAATPGAAPRAPIPGEGGREPAGSIPGMHRVSSVDATLAPRDPRAPGQFGHAAAVPDGKQEEAKSRWKEGNFNVYLSDLIPVDRAIADTRPAGCSEQRVHDDLPTTTIIMCFVDEVWSTLLRSVHSVLSRSPPHLIEEVILVDDFSTKEYLKEELDKYMSRFPKVKILHLKERHGLIRARLAGAEVAKGTVLTFLDSHVECNVGWLEPLLERVRLNRTKVACPVIEVISDKDMSYMTVDNFQRGIFTWPMNFGWKQIPQEVIEKNNIKETDIIRCPVMAGGLFSIDKKYFFELGTYDPGLDVWGGENLEISFKVWMCGGEIEIVPCSRVGHIFRNDNPYSFPKDRVRTVERNLARVAEVWLDEYKELFYGHAYHLILKNLDVGDLTQQIQLRKKLQCRSFQWYLENVYPDLEAPLVKASGLLINTATARCVTVENTTLAFEACDVHSKNQKFNYTWLRLIQHGELCLAPAGTVGALGLQRCQGRNRSLTWLHRSLAAFQPELTDHIISEHLQQPACLEVDPSHKALRVNACDSTNPYQKWQFGNYYAD encoded by the exons ATGGTGGCGCCGCGGCGGCTGCTCCGCGGCAGCGGGCGGGTGCTGGCGGCCGTGTTCGCCGCCTcggtgctgtggctgctgctcgACATGGCCGCTCTGCGCCTCTCCCTCGGCGAGGCCCCCGCACGGCACCGGCGCGGCCCCGGGGCGGCGGCGATGGGCGGCAGCGACCGCCCGCTCCGCGCTGCCTCCGCGCCGGGACCCCCCGGGGGATGGGGGCAGCGCACCGGGGGGGCGCCGGGACCCCCTGAGGGATGGGGGCAGCGCACCGGGGGGGCGCCGGGACCCCCTGAGGGATGGGGGCAGCGCACCGGGGGGGCGCCGGGAGccgcggggcgcggggggcaGAGGGTCGGTGAAGAACCGGAGCCCCGCACCGGCCCGGAGCAGCGGGTCGGGGCCGCTCCGGGAGCCGTTACGGGGCGAGGGTACCGCGCTGGGACCGCACCGGCAGCCGCGGAGGACCGGGAGCCCCGGGCTAGGGGCGCACCGGGAGCCGCGGGGGAACAGGGGCAGCGGCTCGAGGGGGCACCGGGAGTCCCTGAGGAGCGGGGACACCCGGCTGGGACAGCACCGGGAGCCCCTGAGCGATGGGGACTCCGGTTTGGGGAGGCACCGGGAGCCCCTGAGGACCAGCGGCACCGGGCTGGGGCGGCACCGGGAGCCGCTGCGCGATTGGGACAGCGGTTCGGAACCAAAACGGAGTCCCGCACCGAGCAGGGGCAGTTCGAGGGGGCACCGGGAGCAGCTGAGGACCGGGAGCACCGGGCtgggggggcaccgggacccccTAAGGCATGGGGACAGCGGGTCAGAGGGGCTCCGGGAGCCGCGGGGGACAGCGGGCGGCAGGGACACCGGGCTGGGACGGCACCGGGAGCCGCCGAGAGATGGGGGCAGCGGCTCGGGGGGGATCCAGGAGGCGCCGGGGACCGGGAGCACCGGGATACGACCGCACCGGGAGGCGCGGGGGACGTGGGACAGAGGTTCGGTGAAGAACGGGAGCGCCGGGCTGGGATCGCACCGGGAGACCCTGAGGGATGGGGGCAGCGGTTTGTGGGGACACCGGGAGGCGCTGGGGAGcggggacactgggatgggatcGCACCGGGCCCCCCTGAGAACCAGGAGCACCAGGCTGGGGGTGCACCGGGAGCCAATGAGGGATGGGAACAGCGGCTCGGGACCAAAACGGAGTCCCGCACCGACCAGGGGCAGCTcgggggggcaccgggagccGCTGAGGACCGGGGGCACCGGGCTGGGGCCGCCCCGGGGGTCGGTGCGGGGAGGGAGGCAGCGCCCGCAGCCCCGCGGGGAGCGGAGCCCGCCGGGAACGCAGCCGGGATGCGGGAGGCATCGCCATCCCGGTCCGGTGCCCCTGCCCCATCGGTTCCCGGGGCTGCAGCCCCCGGTCCCGGCAATGGACCCTCCCGGGGAGCGCGGCTGGGAGCCCGGGAAAGAAACGGGACAAGAGGACAAGCTCCCTCCAAAGATGACTTCGTCCTCATTAGCAAAGAGCGGGGGGAGCCTGCCCGCGCGGCCGTCCCGCATCCCGGGTCCCGCTCGGAGAGCCGAGAGCCGCCGCTCGGCGAGGGCGCCCGCAACGCCCACAGCATCGCTGGGGCGGCGGCGCAGGGCTCCCGGGCTGCAACCCCGGGAGCTGCTCCCAGGGCACCCATCCCGGGCGAGGGCGGACGGGAGCCAGCGGGGAGTATCCCGGGGATGCACAGGGTCTCGTCCGTGGACGCAACGCTTGCCCCAAGGGACCCCCGAGCTCCCGGCCAGTTCGGGCACGCGGCTGCGGTGCCTGATGGTAAACAAGAAGAGGCGAAAAGTagatggaaagaaggaaacttTAATGTCTACCTCAGCGATTTGATCCCCGTGGACCGAGCCATAGCGGACACCAGGCCTGCCGG GTGCTCGGAGCAGCGGGTTCACGATGACCTCCCaaccaccaccatcatcatGTGCTTTGTGGATGAGGTGTGGTCCACCCTCCTGCGCTCCGTTCACAGCGTCCTCAGCAGATCTCCTCCACACCTGATTGAAGAAGTCATTTTGGTGGACGACTTCAGCACCAAAG aataCCTCAAAGAGGAGCTGGACAAATACATGTCGCGCTTCCCAAAAGTGAAGATCCTCCATCTCAAGGAGAGGCACGGTCTAATACGGGCCaggctggcaggagcagaggtCGCCAAAG GCACTGTCCTGACGTTCCTGGACTCGCACGTGGAGTGCAATGTGGGGTGGCTGGAGCCGCTGCTCGAGAGAGTCCGCCTGAACCGGACCAAGGTCGCCTGCCCCGTCATCGAGGTCATCAGTGACAAGGACATGAG TTACATGACCGTGGACAACTTTCAGCGTGGGATTTTCACTTGGCCAATGAATTTTGGATGGAAGCAGATCCCTCAGGAGGTCATCGAGAAAAATAACATCAAGGAAACTGATAtaataag GTGCCCAGTCATGGCAGGTGGCCTCTTTTCCATTGATAAGAAGTACTTTTTTGAGCTCGGAACATATGACCCAGGATTGGATGTTTGGGGAGGTGAAAATCTAGAGATTTCATTCAAG gTCTGGATGTGTggaggagagattgagattGTTCCGTGCTCCAGAGTGGGGCACATTTTCAGGAACGACAATCCTTATTCTTTCCCCAAAGATCGTGTGAGAACAGTGGAGAGGAACTTGGCCCGTGTGGCAGAGGTCTGGCTGGATGAGTACAAGGAGTTATTCTATGGCCACGCGTACCACTTGATCTTGAAAAACCTGGATGTTGGCGATTTGACCCAACAAATCCAGCTGCGAAAGAAGCTTCAGTGTAGAAGTTTCCAGTGGTACCTGGAGAACGTCTACCCAGACCTGGAAGCTCCCCTGGTTAAAGCCAGTGGGCTG ctCATTAATACAGCCACGGCAAGATGTGTCACCGTGGAAAACACCACCCTAGCTTTTGAGGCGTGTGATGTCCACAGCAAG AACCAGAAGTTCAACTACACCTGGCTGAGGCTGATCCAACACGGAGAGCTCTGCCTGGCCCCGGCCGGCACTGTGGGAGCGCTGGGGCTGCAGCGCTGCCAGGGCAGGAACCGCAGCCTGACGTGGCTGCACCGATCGCTGGCCGCCTTCCAGCCAGAGCTG ACGGACCACATCATCTCAGAGCACCTCCAGCAGCCTGCGTGCTTGGAAGTGGATCCCTCTCACAAAGCCCTGAGGGTAAATGCCTGTGACTCCACAAATCCTTATCAGAAGTGGCAGTTTGGCAATTACTATGCAGACTGA